One region of Gilliamella sp. ESL0405 genomic DNA includes:
- the groL gene encoding chaperonin GroEL (60 kDa chaperone family; promotes refolding of misfolded polypeptides especially under stressful conditions; forms two stacked rings of heptamers to form a barrel-shaped 14mer; ends can be capped by GroES; misfolded proteins enter the barrel where they are refolded when GroES binds), producing the protein MAAKDVKFGNDARIKMLKGVNVLADAVKVTLGPKGRNVVLDKSFGAPTITKDGVSVAREIELEDKFENMGAQMVKEVASKANDAAGDGTTTATVLAQAIVNEGLKAVAAGMNPMDLKRGIDKAVVAAVEELKKLSSPCADSKAIAQVGTISANSDETVGTLIAQAMEKVGKEGVITVEDGTGLQDELDVVEGMQFDRGYLSPYFINKPETATVELDSPYILLVDKKISNIRELLPVLEAVAKAGKSLLIIAEDVEGEALATLVVNTMRGIVKVAAVKAPGFGDRRKAMLQDIAILTAGTVISEEIGLELEKATLEDLGQAKRVVINKDNTTIIDGVGEESLISARVEQIRKQIEESTSDYDKEKLQERVAKLAGGVAVIKVGAATEVEMKEKKARVEDALHATRAAVEEGVVAGGGVALVRAASAILDLKGANEDQNVGIKVALRAMEAPLRQIVTNCGEEASVVVNAVKGGKGNYGYNASTEEYGDMIAMGILDPTKVTRSALQYAASVAGLMITTECMVTDLPKDDKADLGAAAGMGGMGGMGGMM; encoded by the coding sequence ATGGCAGCTAAAGATGTAAAATTTGGTAATGACGCTCGCATTAAAATGCTAAAAGGCGTTAATGTATTAGCTGATGCAGTTAAAGTAACATTAGGTCCAAAAGGACGTAATGTCGTTTTAGATAAATCATTTGGTGCACCAACCATTACTAAAGACGGTGTATCTGTTGCTCGTGAAATCGAATTAGAAGATAAATTCGAAAACATGGGTGCACAAATGGTTAAAGAAGTGGCTTCAAAAGCAAACGATGCCGCTGGTGACGGTACAACTACCGCAACAGTACTTGCACAAGCAATTGTTAACGAAGGTTTAAAAGCGGTCGCGGCTGGCATGAATCCAATGGATTTAAAACGTGGTATCGATAAAGCAGTTGTTGCAGCGGTTGAAGAGCTTAAAAAATTATCTTCACCTTGTGCAGACTCTAAAGCGATTGCTCAAGTAGGTACAATCTCTGCTAACTCAGATGAAACTGTTGGTACTTTAATTGCACAAGCAATGGAAAAAGTGGGTAAAGAAGGTGTTATCACTGTTGAAGACGGCACAGGTTTACAAGACGAACTTGATGTAGTTGAAGGTATGCAGTTCGATCGTGGTTATTTATCACCATACTTCATCAATAAACCAGAAACCGCAACAGTTGAATTAGATAGCCCATATATCTTATTAGTTGATAAAAAAATCTCTAATATCCGTGAATTATTACCGGTATTAGAAGCGGTTGCTAAAGCAGGTAAATCACTATTAATCATTGCTGAAGATGTTGAAGGCGAAGCATTAGCAACACTAGTTGTTAATACTATGCGTGGTATTGTTAAAGTTGCAGCAGTTAAAGCACCTGGTTTTGGTGATCGTCGTAAAGCTATGTTACAAGACATCGCTATTTTAACAGCTGGTACTGTAATTTCAGAAGAAATCGGTTTAGAGCTTGAAAAAGCTACTTTAGAAGATCTTGGTCAAGCTAAACGTGTTGTTATCAATAAAGACAACACCACTATCATCGACGGCGTTGGTGAAGAGTCTTTAATCAGTGCACGTGTTGAACAAATCCGTAAACAAATCGAAGAATCAACTTCTGATTACGATAAAGAAAAACTTCAAGAACGTGTAGCTAAATTAGCGGGTGGTGTTGCAGTAATTAAAGTTGGTGCAGCAACTGAAGTTGAAATGAAAGAGAAAAAAGCACGTGTTGAAGATGCATTACATGCTACTCGTGCAGCTGTTGAAGAAGGTGTGGTTGCCGGTGGTGGTGTTGCGTTAGTTCGTGCTGCATCTGCAATTTTAGACCTTAAAGGTGCAAACGAAGATCAAAACGTTGGTATTAAAGTTGCCCTTCGTGCAATGGAAGCGCCATTACGTCAAATCGTAACTAACTGTGGTGAAGAAGCATCTGTTGTGGTTAACGCAGTTAAAGGTGGCAAAGGTAACTATGGTTACAATGCTTCAACTGAAGAGTACGGCGATATGATCGCAATGGGTATCTTAGATCCAACTAAAGTAACTCGTAGCGCATTACAATATGCTGCATCTGTTGCTGGTCTTATGATCACAACTGAATGTATGGTTACTGATTTACCTAAAGATGATAAAGCTGATTTAGGTGCTGCTGCAGGTATGGGCGGCATGGGTGGAATGGGCGGAATGATGTAA
- the dppC gene encoding dipeptide ABC transporter permease DppC, with product MNKQDIAEKTNTQPDASLVAPKPLTPLREFWFYFSKNKGAVVGLVFIVIVVLLAVFANFIAPHSPSEQFREALLAPPVWMKDGSWQFILGTDDVGRDILSRLIYGARLSLLVGCLVVIISLILGITLGLIAGYVGGFVDNIIMRAVDIMLALPSLLLALVLVAIFGPSITNASIALAFVALPHYVRLTRGATLAEINKDYVIASRVAGAGALRQMFINILPNCLAPLIVQASLGFSNAILDMAALGFLGMGAQPPTPEWGTMLADVLQFAQSAWWVVTFPGLIILMTVLAFNLMGDGLRDALDPKLKQ from the coding sequence ATGAATAAACAGGATATTGCTGAAAAAACCAATACACAGCCGGATGCTAGTTTGGTTGCACCTAAACCCTTAACGCCCTTACGAGAGTTTTGGTTCTATTTTTCAAAAAATAAAGGGGCTGTTGTTGGTTTAGTTTTTATTGTTATCGTTGTATTGCTAGCTGTTTTTGCTAATTTTATTGCGCCACATTCTCCTTCTGAACAATTTAGAGAAGCATTATTAGCTCCTCCTGTCTGGATGAAAGATGGCAGTTGGCAATTTATTTTGGGAACCGATGATGTAGGTAGAGATATTTTATCTCGTCTTATTTATGGTGCTCGTCTATCCTTATTGGTCGGTTGTTTGGTTGTCATCATCTCACTTATTTTGGGCATTACTCTGGGTTTGATTGCTGGTTATGTTGGTGGCTTCGTCGATAACATCATTATGCGAGCTGTTGATATTATGCTTGCTTTACCGAGTTTACTGCTTGCACTGGTTTTGGTTGCAATTTTCGGCCCATCTATTACTAACGCCTCTATCGCTTTAGCTTTTGTTGCATTACCACACTATGTTCGTTTAACTCGAGGCGCGACGCTTGCTGAAATTAATAAAGATTACGTGATTGCTTCCCGAGTTGCCGGTGCCGGAGCCTTACGGCAAATGTTTATAAATATTTTGCCAAATTGTTTAGCGCCACTGATTGTTCAAGCCTCGTTAGGATTTTCAAATGCAATTTTAGATATGGCCGCCTTAGGATTTTTAGGTATGGGCGCACAACCGCCAACACCTGAATGGGGAACTATGCTTGCTGACGTATTGCAATTCGCACAGTCCGCATGGTGGGTTGTTACCTTTCCTGGCTTAATTATTTTAATGACAGTGTTAGCTTTCAACTTAATGGGAGATGGTTTGCGTGACGCACTTGATCCTAAATTGAAGCAGTAA
- the dppB gene encoding dipeptide ABC transporter permease DppB: MFQFILKRLGILITTFICITLLTFIFVHLIPGDPITVLAGERGLSPERHAELMTQLGLDKPLYHQYFQYIINMFHGDFGISFKSQIPVWDEFVPRFKATFELGFCAMLFAVSFGIPIGVLAAVKRGSIFDHTAIGLSLTGYSMPIFWWGMMLIMLVSVHLNLTPVSGRVSDMLFLDESNPLTGFMLIDTFLWGETEDFIDAVTHLILPAIVLGTIPLAVIVRMTRSSMLEVLSEDYIRTARAKGVSRIRIILVHALRNAMIPVITVIGLQVGSMLAGAILTETVFSWPGIGRWLIEALQRRDYPVVQSGVLIVAGMIILVNLLVDMLYGVINPRIRHK, translated from the coding sequence ATGTTCCAATTTATTTTAAAGCGGTTAGGTATACTGATTACGACGTTTATTTGTATCACACTGCTTACTTTTATTTTTGTCCATCTTATCCCAGGGGATCCTATTACAGTGCTTGCTGGAGAGCGAGGCTTATCCCCAGAACGTCATGCTGAATTGATGACTCAACTGGGTTTAGATAAACCACTATATCATCAATATTTTCAATACATTATCAATATGTTTCATGGCGATTTTGGAATTTCTTTTAAAAGCCAAATTCCAGTATGGGACGAATTTGTACCCCGATTTAAAGCAACGTTTGAGTTAGGATTCTGCGCAATGTTGTTTGCTGTCAGTTTTGGCATTCCAATCGGTGTTCTTGCTGCTGTGAAACGTGGTTCAATATTTGATCATACAGCGATAGGCCTGTCTCTAACCGGTTATTCCATGCCAATTTTTTGGTGGGGAATGATGCTAATAATGTTAGTCTCTGTACATTTAAACTTAACCCCAGTGTCCGGACGTGTCAGTGATATGCTATTTTTGGATGAAAGTAATCCTTTAACTGGATTTATGCTAATTGATACTTTCTTGTGGGGTGAAACAGAAGATTTTATTGATGCTGTAACTCATTTAATTTTACCGGCTATTGTGTTAGGTACTATTCCATTAGCGGTCATTGTCCGTATGACCCGTTCTTCAATGTTAGAAGTATTGAGTGAAGATTACATCCGAACAGCACGTGCTAAAGGCGTTAGCCGAATTCGTATTATCCTTGTTCATGCGTTACGCAATGCGATGATTCCAGTGATTACTGTTATCGGTTTACAAGTTGGTTCAATGCTAGCTGGAGCTATATTGACCGAAACGGTTTTCTCATGGCCTGGAATTGGACGTTGGCTTATTGAAGCGCTACAACGCCGAGATTACCCTGTCGTGCAAAGTGGCGTGTTAATCGTTGCGGGTATGATCATTTTAGTGAATTTATTAGTTGATATGTTGTATGGCGTTATCAATCCACGTATTAGACATAAATAA
- a CDS encoding ABC transporter substrate-binding protein has translation MLTSAQLHAAQTLVYCAEASPETFNPQLVTSGISMDASAVPVYNRLVEFKLGTTEIEPSLAKSWDISQDGLTYTFHLRDDVKWHNTKEFKPTRNLNADDVIFTFMRQKDKNHPYNKVSGGQYEYFESMGLADLIKEIKKVDDHTVVFELKRPEAPFLADLAMSFASILSAEYADAMLKNGTPEKVDLVPVGTGPFTFVQYQKDSKILYKANPEYFGPKAKLDRLVFSITPDAAIRYAKLQKGECHAMPFPNVADVERMKSDNNIVVKEMAGVNIGYLAYNMDKPPLDNLKVRQALNMAVNKDAIIKAVFQGAAEPAKNFIPPSMWGYNDEVKDYPYDPAQAKELLKSAGLENGFTITLWAMPVQRPYNPNARRMAEMIQEDWAKIGVTAKIVSYEWGEYLSRIRDGEHDAVLMGWSGDNGDPDNFYSVLMSCDAVKAGSNYSHWCYKPFDDLLQQARIEPDHEKRVKLYKQAQVEMRDQAPALMIAHSMVYMPLRKELKGYIMDPLALHNFNQVTLEK, from the coding sequence ATGCTTACTAGTGCACAGCTTCATGCTGCCCAAACACTAGTCTATTGTGCTGAGGCTTCACCTGAAACATTCAATCCACAGTTAGTGACAAGTGGAATTTCAATGGATGCTAGCGCTGTGCCTGTTTATAACCGTTTGGTAGAGTTTAAATTAGGTACGACCGAAATTGAACCTTCTTTAGCTAAATCCTGGGATATTAGCCAAGATGGTTTAACTTATACCTTTCATTTACGTGATGATGTGAAATGGCATAACACTAAAGAATTTAAACCAACACGAAATTTAAATGCTGATGATGTTATTTTCACATTTATGCGACAAAAAGATAAAAATCATCCTTATAACAAAGTTTCTGGTGGTCAATATGAATATTTTGAAAGTATGGGATTAGCAGATTTAATTAAAGAGATTAAAAAAGTTGATGATCATACTGTTGTGTTTGAATTAAAACGGCCAGAAGCCCCTTTTTTAGCTGATTTAGCGATGTCATTTGCTTCAATTTTATCTGCTGAATATGCCGATGCTATGCTTAAAAATGGCACTCCCGAAAAAGTTGATTTAGTTCCTGTTGGTACAGGGCCATTCACTTTTGTTCAATATCAAAAAGATTCAAAAATCCTTTATAAAGCTAATCCGGAATATTTTGGACCAAAAGCTAAACTTGATCGTTTAGTTTTTTCAATTACACCAGATGCTGCAATTCGTTATGCTAAATTGCAAAAAGGAGAATGTCATGCTATGCCATTTCCAAATGTGGCCGATGTTGAACGAATGAAATCAGACAATAATATTGTAGTGAAAGAAATGGCTGGGGTTAACATTGGCTATTTAGCCTACAATATGGATAAGCCACCACTTGATAATTTAAAAGTTCGACAAGCATTAAATATGGCAGTGAATAAAGATGCGATTATTAAGGCTGTTTTTCAAGGTGCCGCTGAACCGGCTAAAAACTTTATTCCTCCTTCAATGTGGGGTTATAACGATGAAGTAAAAGATTACCCTTATGATCCAGCACAAGCAAAAGAATTATTAAAATCAGCTGGCCTAGAAAATGGATTTACTATCACTTTATGGGCAATGCCAGTACAACGCCCATATAATCCAAATGCGCGCCGTATGGCTGAAATGATTCAAGAAGATTGGGCTAAGATTGGTGTAACCGCTAAAATTGTTAGTTATGAATGGGGTGAGTATTTATCCCGTATTCGTGACGGTGAACATGATGCGGTGTTAATGGGTTGGTCTGGAGATAATGGTGATCCGGATAATTTTTATTCTGTTTTGATGAGTTGTGATGCGGTTAAAGCAGGTTCTAACTATTCACACTGGTGCTATAAACCATTTGATGATTTATTACAACAAGCTCGCATTGAGCCTGATCATGAAAAAAGGGTCAAGCTATACAAACAAGCGCAAGTTGAAATGCGTGATCAAGCGCCTGCGCTAATGATTGCTCATTCTATGGTTTATATGCCATTACGTAAAGAGCTTAAAGGCTACATCATGGATCCTTTAGCATTACATAATTTTAACCAAGTTACTCTTGAAAAATAG
- a CDS encoding FxsA family protein: MRFLAYFILFLIIFYFYCEISLFKLVISLIGVWPTLIFVIAKFILVSRFAKKQIIKNDRFMQQDETNLKGMKLENLKIEGLSNILTTVGVCLVTLPGFVSDIFGGILLIPYVKRYITKSILEKVFSKTVVVSSKTTTVNQFDEYIEGEFSRKNDE; the protein is encoded by the coding sequence ATGCGATTTTTAGCCTATTTTATTCTTTTTCTTATTATATTTTATTTTTATTGCGAAATTAGTTTATTTAAACTGGTGATTTCTTTAATCGGTGTATGGCCAACCCTAATTTTTGTGATTGCTAAATTCATTCTTGTTTCTCGATTCGCTAAAAAACAAATTATAAAAAATGATCGATTTATGCAACAGGATGAGACGAATCTAAAGGGTATGAAACTGGAGAATTTAAAAATTGAAGGACTTTCAAATATTTTAACAACAGTTGGGGTTTGTCTTGTCACCCTTCCTGGTTTTGTAAGTGATATATTTGGGGGGATTTTATTAATTCCCTACGTAAAAAGGTATATAACCAAATCAATTTTAGAAAAAGTATTTAGTAAAACGGTTGTTGTTTCATCAAAAACAACAACCGTTAATCAGTTTGATGAATATATTGAAGGTGAATTTAGTCGTAAAAATGATGAATAA
- the dppD gene encoding dipeptide ABC transporter ATP-binding protein: MALLEVKELSVEFNGFKAVDHISYDVEQGQVVGIVGESGSGKSVSSLAIMGLIDFPGKVTAEALHFDTKNLQQLTSKMRRKIVGADVAMIFQDPMTSLNPCFTIGYQIIETLKIHQGGSKKALKARAIELLKLVGIPDAENRLSVYPHQLSGGMSQRVMIAIAIACNPKLLIADEPTTALDVTIQGQIIELLLELQRKNNMALVLITHDLALVSEAAQKIIVMYAGQVVEIGDAEIIFKTPLHPYTQALLRSLPEFTQDKERLESLSGVVPGKYDRPVGCLLNPRCPYATERCNTEEPTLISYSKTRKVKCHYPLSREGTPQYEQQ, translated from the coding sequence ATGGCACTATTAGAAGTAAAAGAATTATCAGTTGAATTTAACGGATTCAAAGCCGTAGATCATATTAGTTATGACGTCGAACAAGGACAAGTAGTTGGTATAGTTGGAGAATCTGGCTCAGGTAAATCAGTTAGTTCGCTGGCAATAATGGGATTAATTGATTTTCCAGGCAAAGTTACTGCCGAAGCGTTACATTTTGATACTAAAAACCTTCAACAGCTTACAAGCAAAATGCGTCGTAAGATTGTAGGTGCAGATGTGGCGATGATCTTTCAAGATCCAATGACTAGCTTGAATCCTTGTTTCACTATAGGTTACCAAATTATTGAAACATTAAAAATTCACCAAGGTGGCAGTAAAAAAGCACTTAAAGCAAGGGCGATTGAATTGCTTAAATTAGTGGGTATTCCAGATGCTGAAAATCGTTTAAGTGTTTATCCACACCAGTTGTCAGGTGGGATGAGTCAACGGGTCATGATCGCAATCGCAATTGCGTGCAATCCTAAACTCTTAATTGCTGATGAGCCGACAACCGCATTAGATGTTACCATTCAAGGGCAGATTATTGAGTTATTGCTTGAGTTACAACGCAAAAATAACATGGCATTAGTTCTTATTACCCATGATTTAGCGTTAGTTTCTGAAGCAGCACAAAAAATTATTGTGATGTATGCCGGGCAAGTTGTGGAGATTGGCGATGCTGAAATTATCTTTAAAACGCCGTTACATCCTTACACTCAAGCATTATTACGATCACTTCCTGAGTTTACTCAAGATAAAGAACGGTTAGAATCGTTATCTGGTGTTGTACCGGGTAAATACGATAGACCAGTGGGCTGCTTACTTAATCCTCGTTGTCCTTATGCAACTGAGCGTTGTAATACCGAGGAGCCTACATTAATCAGCTATTCCAAAACCAGGAAAGTAAAATGTCATTATCCATTATCGCGCGAAGGGACACCTCAATATGAACAACAATAA
- a CDS encoding co-chaperone GroES: protein MKIRPLHDRVIIKRKEVESKSAGGIVLTGSAAGKSTRGEVLAVGNGRILENGQVQPLDVKVGDIVIFNEGYGVKTEKIDNEEVLILSESDILAIVEA from the coding sequence ATGAAAATTCGTCCATTGCATGATCGTGTGATCATTAAACGCAAAGAAGTAGAATCAAAATCAGCTGGCGGTATTGTTTTAACGGGTTCAGCTGCGGGTAAATCAACACGTGGTGAAGTTTTAGCTGTTGGTAATGGTCGCATTTTAGAAAATGGTCAAGTTCAACCATTAGACGTTAAAGTTGGCGATATCGTTATTTTCAATGAAGGATATGGCGTTAAAACAGAAAAAATTGATAATGAAGAAGTGCTTATCTTATCTGAAAGCGATATTTTAGCCATTGTTGAAGCGTAA
- a CDS encoding AAA family ATPase: MYLVRGREYLAQYPNFALVGREHDLERISSILIRKTSNSLLLTGPAGVGVSALTLGLQAAKNNPDTPFDLIVKKLFWLNSDALFASGDSAKINNEFQRILKKLMQTPESVLIITDTANFLEAAHNTGNSHFINALNNADKSDNFQVILEVRDDKLSSVLKASTNMSELYTLYDVKEPAGDDLNAIVSVVVQELSEHHKIAVDEEAVIEAIHLTSKYRDSLGLGGAQPQRAISLLDRAFASYRQLTHKQHPKITELMEKISRSSNESEKQELQKQLDQWQQDWQELKSEISKTYQYQRDAETMRFKLQDEITQLEQEEENNKNSESSAIKTFAQLTSGGFDSPAVTKLKEKIRQIDAEIEQNNQQHKKLVTLANKDLQLKRQQVISEFSKISGISANKLDENEIENLIHLEDHLLSRIFGQDNIVKHVANSVKVAKVDALEESGPAMSYLFLGPSGVGKTEMAKALALYVYGDEKSLIRFDMSEYMEKHAVAKLIGAPPGYEGFEAGGILTNSVRAKPVGIYLFDEIEKAHPDVFNIFLQILSDGRLTDNVGRTVDFSDIMIIMTSNIGQSYYLDPELSDEVACQLATNELNNTYRSELLNRFNGRENILHFKRLPMQIIEKIIRREIDKLNQAYQPRGYSIEMQDACISAFCHEHYDIIRGARGLPGYIKANIRPFIVNHILQNPHDQGVFKAIYNQQTHSFDIEFSKN, translated from the coding sequence ATGTATTTAGTTAGAGGACGCGAATATTTAGCGCAATATCCCAATTTTGCTTTAGTGGGAAGGGAGCATGATTTAGAAAGAATATCATCGATTCTTATACGAAAAACTTCAAACTCACTATTATTAACTGGTCCAGCAGGTGTAGGCGTTTCGGCGCTTACCCTTGGTTTACAAGCGGCAAAAAATAATCCGGACACACCATTTGACTTAATTGTCAAAAAACTGTTTTGGTTAAATAGTGATGCACTTTTTGCCAGTGGTGATAGCGCAAAAATTAATAACGAGTTTCAACGAATTTTAAAAAAATTAATGCAAACACCGGAATCGGTTTTAATCATAACCGATACGGCGAATTTTCTTGAAGCCGCACACAACACCGGCAACTCACACTTTATCAACGCATTAAATAATGCGGATAAATCAGATAATTTCCAAGTTATCTTAGAAGTGCGTGATGACAAATTAAGCAGTGTTTTAAAAGCCAGCACCAATATGTCTGAACTTTACACCCTTTATGATGTCAAAGAGCCGGCTGGAGATGATTTAAATGCAATTGTTAGTGTTGTTGTACAAGAGTTATCTGAGCATCATAAAATCGCAGTGGATGAAGAAGCCGTCATCGAGGCGATCCATTTAACAAGTAAATATCGTGACAGTTTAGGTTTAGGTGGCGCACAACCACAACGAGCAATTTCATTACTCGATCGTGCTTTTGCCAGCTACCGCCAATTAACCCATAAACAGCACCCTAAAATTACGGAATTAATGGAAAAAATCAGCCGTAGTTCTAATGAATCAGAAAAGCAAGAGCTGCAAAAGCAACTTGACCAGTGGCAACAAGATTGGCAAGAACTTAAATCAGAGATTAGCAAAACTTACCAATATCAACGTGATGCCGAAACAATGCGCTTTAAGTTGCAAGATGAGATCACTCAGTTAGAACAAGAAGAAGAGAATAACAAAAATTCAGAATCTTCTGCTATAAAAACCTTTGCCCAGTTAACTTCTGGTGGATTTGATTCACCCGCAGTGACCAAATTAAAAGAAAAAATTCGACAAATCGATGCCGAAATTGAACAAAATAACCAACAACATAAAAAACTGGTCACATTAGCTAACAAAGATTTACAGCTTAAGCGCCAGCAAGTGATCAGTGAATTTAGTAAAATTTCGGGTATTTCGGCCAATAAACTCGATGAAAATGAAATCGAAAACTTAATTCATCTTGAAGATCACCTATTATCACGCATCTTTGGGCAAGATAATATTGTTAAGCATGTCGCCAATTCGGTAAAAGTTGCGAAAGTGGATGCACTTGAAGAGTCGGGTCCAGCTATGTCTTACTTATTCCTAGGTCCGTCCGGTGTAGGTAAAACCGAAATGGCCAAAGCGCTTGCGCTCTATGTATACGGAGACGAAAAATCATTAATACGTTTTGACATGTCTGAATATATGGAAAAACATGCCGTTGCCAAATTGATCGGTGCACCGCCAGGTTATGAAGGCTTTGAAGCAGGCGGAATTTTAACCAATTCAGTTAGAGCAAAACCTGTTGGTATTTATCTTTTCGATGAAATCGAAAAAGCACATCCGGATGTATTTAATATCTTTTTACAGATCTTATCGGACGGAAGATTAACCGACAACGTTGGTCGAACCGTTGATTTTTCCGATATCATGATCATCATGACATCTAACATCGGGCAATCTTACTATTTAGATCCGGAACTGTCTGATGAAGTAGCTTGTCAATTGGCTACAAATGAACTCAATAATACTTACCGTTCAGAATTGCTTAACCGCTTTAACGGCCGAGAAAATATTCTTCACTTTAAACGCTTGCCGATGCAAATTATTGAAAAAATTATTCGCCGTGAAATCGATAAATTGAATCAAGCTTATCAGCCACGAGGCTATAGCATTGAAATGCAAGATGCTTGTATCAGCGCATTTTGTCATGAACACTATGACATTATTCGTGGTGCACGAGGTTTACCGGGTTATATTAAAGCCAATATAAGACCATTTATTGTGAATCATATTTTACAAAACCCTCATGATCAGGGCGTATTTAAAGCGATTTATAATCAACAGACGCATAGTTTTGATATCGAATTTAGCAAAAACTAA